The region CATCCAAATCATGCTACTGAGTGACACGCGGTCGGACTTAGACAGGGGAATTAGGCGCGCCGCAATATGACAGCAGGTTGTTTTCCATCCTGGCCAAGATGCACATGTGTGAAAGGCAttgctgcatttgttttgtttaatgcgCCATACTTGTTCCATTTCAGCGGGTCTTCTTTGATGTGCTTGTGCAAACAAGGCAGTTTATAATCACAGTATGCACCATTCCGCACACATGGAAACTCAAGGTTCTTCTGAAGTAAAATAACATCTAATAAGCAATTGTTTTAATTAGAAAAGATAAAGttaacataaaatatacaagGTGATTTACAAGCTGAAGTTGGTTttcaatcacattttaaaaaatgtttactaCATAGCAAAGTACCTAAAATCAGGTGCATGAAATTAAGACAGAGGATAAAAGATAAAGAAGATACTACATGTTAGAACTGTCTCCGATGGCTTAAAAACACCTCACACTAAACTAACAGTAAATACTCAAACAGCACCTTAAACCTAACTAAAATTAAATACTCAAATACTAATCACACTTCTAGTAATCATTATGttgtttccttgtgtgtgtttatatataatgacAAATTTGAACAGGACTGACCTGAAGTGGGGCCAGGAATGTTGCGCTCCCTAGAAAGAGGAAAGTAGTATTTCATCAACAGATACTACCAATACAACTAATACTTTCTTTTGTCCCATTTAACTGGAACTGAACAAAATTGTCACCTGGTCGACCTCACGGAGTCTGTTTGGCATTGTTGTCGGGCACAGACGCTGGTGTTTCCTCTGAGAGCAAAAAGTGATATTTGATACAAATGTTTGACATTTCAGTGTTGGCATGCTTTGCTCTGTTTATGTTAAGCCTGTGTTTTCACTGACCTTCAACCTCTCTGGCCACAAGCAGAACAAGATGGCTAGCTAAAGGTGAAGAGGgcaataaagagaaaaaaataattcactGACTCCAGCAGTCTAATAACTCACTGACTCTAGCAGTCTGATCACTGACTCCAGCGGTCTGATAACTCACTGACTCTAGCAGTCTGATCACTGACTCCAGCAGTCTGATTTGGTGTTCTTGAAGGGCtggttatgaaacaaacaaatttagccacaaatacataaattctCTTTTGTAATACACCTAACTTGATTTAGAggctcatctctctctctctctctctctctctctctctctctctctctcccctttttccTAAATCTCATGTCCTCTACCAAAGGTCTGGGAGTGTTAGGGTTCTGTGtggtatcttagctgttccccaGAATGCATTCTTCTAGATGGAgctctcggatgttgttcccgggatctgctggagccactatcccagtttgggggtcacaacCCCCCAGGAACCTCTGTTGTCTTCACTTTCCACATCTTGTCCAGGTCTTCAATCAGCCCTCTGTATTTTTCGAGCCTTTCACATTCCTTCTTCCTGATGTTGTAATAATTTGTGATTGCTGCGCTAATCACTATGGCCATAGGACGGCCAGAAAGAAATGAGTCACGCCAGCTCGGACATGTTGGGGGGCCAGAACAATCTGGTGAaaagtgggctactggaacaaataccAGACACTCATGGAGTGAGTGACTTAGTCACTTGAGACTATAAGACCAGAGACCAACCTGTGCGCCACCTGGACTGACTACAATAAACTTGTAGAATTCAATggcccacacatggatccttgaatattccaggtgagtaactttTGTGTACTGTAGCAAAAGAAATAGTGTGAAAGTGTAAATGTGACCAGCACAAACTGGTAGACTTTCAGTGGTCAATCTAAGCAATAAAATGACAGACATACTTAGATGGAGAGATATTAGTAATTAGTATTCGATATAGATAAGCgttaaatattcatgaatagCTTCTTTGGTTTATATCTCTTATCACTTAAGGCTACTTAGTTACACTTCCCTACCATTGCCTGTATAAAACACTGACATCCTTAGTTTACCCTGTATTTCAAACACATTAACATTGCATTTACTTTGAATTCGATAAATTACaaataagataaatataaatttgtttatgtaaaataattacaaaacgattttaaaaatattttttaatccCAGCACAAGCAGGCGATATTTGCGGATTCCTATAGAGATTCCCGTCTGGGGTCTTGAACGTGGCATCCGCTGTACAGAAAGATGGCGACTGACAGGTTTTCCTTACATCGTCACGGTGTACTTTTGTAGAAAAGTAAACTTGTTCTTGCTTTAAACGTTCACAACTGATGTGCTTAATAAGGTATTTAACAAAGGATACTATATTTGCAAATGGCTTCGTGGGCGGGCTTTTCAGAGGAAGAACTGCGGCGAATACAGAAGAAAGTATTCGCCGAGCCGGGTGAGTTCAGAGCGGCCAGTGTTGGTGCTGCTTCTGTCTCGCTTACATCGCTTCGTTTAAACTCACGTTCATAAAGCCACGTTTTACCCTACGTTCACATAGACGTATGTAGTACAGAATCTAGCTTTGATTTATAACCGTGTACAGGTAATCTAATGTGAAATCAGCCGCCTGTAGACGTCATTGTAGTGTTGTTTACCCAGCAGGTGATGCAGGAGTGGCTTCGTGTGGTCGAGGGCGGAGGTCATCTGCCACTAACCGGAGCCGCCTGCAGCTGCAGCGAGAGAAGGCTCTGCAGTCGGCCGCCAAGCACAGCTGCGGGTCGCCACTGTCGCCAGACCAGCAGCTCAGTTACCCCCCCCCTCTGCCTCCAGAGCCCGGACGGCCGTGTTTGGTCAAAGCCCCTGAGCAGGACCTGAAAGCACTGGTCGCGCCTGCCGCAGAGCCACCCTCTGAAGACCCGCCTGTGGTGCTGAAGGAACTGGACCAAAAGCAAGTGGAACTGTTAGTAAGTCTAATGCTCTTCCTGAGAGTATATATGgggcaaaaacatttttggatgaATTTTAAACTAATGTCTTGTACGACGTATAACAAAAATGAAGCTTGTGTTGCAAACCCACACTCCAGTTGTTCtcaagtaatgttttttttgtttttctttagaaGAGAGAAGACCCGTATAGAGCATCTTCAGTGGGAGCAGCGACTGATGGAAGAGAAGAATAAGCGTAGGAAAGCCCTCCTCGCTAAGACCATTGCTGAAAAGTAAGAGTAACCTGTGATCTACTGCCATCGCTAGTTCAGGAACGCTCCCTGTATCTCAGAAGTACCACGCAATGGGCACGTCGTTCTGGAGAAGAGCTGAATTCCTTTGTACCGCAGGTCCAAGCAGACGCAGGCGGAAGCCGTCAAGCTTAAGAAGATCCAGAAGGAGCTTCAGGCTCTGGATGATTCTGTGTCAAATGACATCGGTATCCTGAGGAGGCTGATTGAGCAAGCCAGCCTGGAGTATTCCACAGCATGGTAACGCACCTGTGCCAGCCTGGAGTGTTCCACAGCAGGGTAACACACCCGTGCCTTGGtactgtgggtttttttttgttttgttttttttttttttttgtggtgtccAAAGTGCCCAagtcaactttttttttttccgtgtTCTGTTAATGAATATAGCAAGAAACTGCCTTTTGAGACAAATTAGTGACTATTGTCATACACCACTTTTGCTTTCTTCATAAACAGCAGTTGAATTGTCTACCATTTTGAGATGAGTTCCTGGAGATTttttgaagagaaaaaagtGAGTTAGAAGTCATGAATTTGGTGGAAGTTAAAATTCCCATCACTATTCAGCACTATTTCAGAGGAGTATCTGAATACTGACATATTCCCTTAAACACAGTCATTGTGCCTGTGTCACTAAGTGTGAGGAAAACCTGTATTACTGCTTGAGTGGTATTTGGAGATGACGGTACCAGGTGATTACAATGTTTTCTACCATTTTGTTTGGTGGAAATACTGCCCCCTAGAGCACTGTGCTGCAAGTTCATTTTGTCTCTGGCATTGCAAactcttgctttctttcacaCAAAGAGCAAAACCTTTGTTAAACGATTTATTCTCTTGGGTCAAACATGCTGTGTTCTACTTCATAGAATGTGCTGATCCCGAACTTTACGGGTCAGCTTTCTCTTGGTCACGGGATCACATTCACAAGGATATGAAAGGCAATAAGGTGATGACGTGTATGAGCCATTATGTTACTTATATCCCTGAATCCCTCATTTAGTGCAGATAAAGTGAAGGCTTCTGCCAATTCTTTCAAACTAAGATGGTGTGTGCAGAGTGACTATGATTGAATAAAGGTTAGTGAAGACCAGCTGGCCTATCGGGTTTCAGAATACTAACGGGCTCCCTCTAGCATTCCTGTGTTATTAACGTGTTAAGCTGAAGTTCTCCTTTAACGTTCTCCGTCCCTGTTCGGCGAGACAGGAAACGGTTGGAGAAGGCGGAGGCTGAGTATGTGGCGGCGAAGCTGGACCTGCACAAGAAGACGGAGGCGAAGGAGCAACTGACGGAGCACCTCTGCGCCATCATCCAGCAGAACGAGCTCCGCAAGGCGTGCAAGCTGGATGAACTGATGCAACAGCTGGAGCTCagggcagagggggaggggactTCGGAGAGCCCCGCCCCCCAGGGTGCCAGGGGCGAAGGGAGGGCTGCAGTGGGAGCGGACGCTGAAACACCGATGGATAGCACAGACGTTGGAGAAGACCGTGCCACAACAGCGCCAAAGACGAGTCGAGCTCAGGAGGAGGAGTTCTCTGCTGCTGCACCGAGTATGAGCTAGCCCTGTGCGCCAcatctaacccccccccccccccgatgaCTTTCACTTAACTTTCTTTGTGGGAGTTTATTTTAAGTCGGATTAGATCAATATCTTCACAGGCTAAttataaaaaacaatatttaaactGGTTAGTTTATTGTGGTGAAGGAAATTGGATGAAATATTATGGGGTTCTGTTTTAATTCCATGCTATAGCAGGGAGCTAGTATCCAGTTATtaaaacattagcatttttgtttAAACTGCATTCTGTATAGTCTTAACCGATCTATACAGTAAATAACGGTTTAGCTCTTGGATTATACCCACATAAGGAATGTTTTGAGGTATTTATATAATTGGAGGGCTGGCATGCATTTCGGTAACGGCCTTTCCCGTTGTGAGTCGTCATCTGCAAAGCTGTGTGTTCGTATGTAACACTAATTGCATCTTTATTGTTTACTGTTCATCAAAGGAGACATTGAAAGTGGCTAGTGGCCCAGTACAGCTGCACGTACCAGTTGCTGTGCATACCAGTTACTTGATCAGTGACCAAGCTGCAGTGTTTAATCTGATCACAAAATGGCATAATCCGCAAATGACAGACTATCAGGTGTGTCTAATTTGGTATCAGATGGGATTGGAATATTTCAAAACATGTTAAAGGCAccataatgtttttttgttgttgttgtttttaattgcatttgatGGTCgtggtgtgttctctgtgtgctgcactataagtgcccccccccccccccccccccccaatgaaatattttaaaaagaacactCAGCAAAGGAAACCATAGTCTGTGCCATGTCCAGTACAGAATGGTAAGATAATTCTAAGATATCAACTTATGGAGGTCATTTTGCCCTGTTTCACGTATTGATGTCAACTACAGGTCAAGCCCAGTGGCCTCTGTAGATCTGTCGGTTTTGACCAGGTCCCTATTTGAAAGTCTAAGCATTTATTATGCGTTCATTCACGCGATCGTGAGGGCGAATCTGATGTCTTTCCGTTTTATCAGGTTCATTTGTCAAATAATGACACTAAACTTTATTGTGCACCTGGCTTTAACATATTTGGTAAatacttttgtactttttttttttttttacaatttagttTGTACATGCTTgttcattcttttaaaataaactcctctgaaaatgctttttttttaatggctgtcTTGTTCCTGACAGTGCATCCCTCTGGTTGAGAGTCCTGGTCTGAGTTCCTCTCATCGTAAAAGTGGTGTGTTGCTAAAGGCATCTGGGAGAGGGTTCCTGGTACGCTTGTAGGAGTTGTGTGCGTTCTCTGTCCTCTCCGAACCTGTCGCGCCGACCCGGTCCCACCTGGACTATAAACTGCAGATGTAATTAGTACATCAGCGCAGAAGGACGTCCGTagttgggtttgtgtgtggccCCTAAGCTCAGCCTTCCCCGCTCACGGTGGCTCTTCAGGCTGCTTCCTTGCACTCACTGTTCGGCTTTGATGGTCCAATAATGAAGTTGATTCAGTTGCATCATTTACTGGCTCCTGGGACAAATGTCTCTGCCTTCAAACGACCTGCTGGGTCCTTACACAGCCTATAGCCAGCACATCGGCTATCTGTTAGACTTCGGCTCCGCTATACTGACACgctaaataaatgcattaattaataagaaaaataaactgGCCCATAACGACGATAGCGTCACCATGGCGACAAGAGCCCCTTAAATTACGCGAGCCTTGCTTTAGGTCCTAGCAAtcatattttgtttctgtgccGCCTGCTTCAGAGCAGTGAAGCTTATTTATGTTTGGTCGACGTCCCCCATGCAGGTTGGAGAGACTCAGTAACCCGAGAAGTCCGGAAAAACGGCGAGATCAACTTTTACTGAAATTTCTACCATGTGGTCATGTATCGGTTATTGCAAGCATCGTCCTTTATTTATGACCTTGACGAATGGGACATATCCTACCTAAATTTATTATCGCAAACCGGTAATAAATTATTAGTGCAAATGCTGTTTATTAAACACAGTCTGAAAGGGTTTATCGCATCACAAACACGGCGTCCTTCTCTGTATACAGAGATTTAGGATTAATTCCAGTTTAATGCATTAAGAGTTCACGAGCTTTTAAATCGTTCGGCAAATGTACAAAGCTTTCTCTTTAAGCaattataataatgtttatttttaatctgattTGGATTAATCTATACTGATATTTTTGACAATCTGCTCTTATACGTCGAATACGATACATAAGGTTAATCGAGGGCAAACATTCGCGGTTTCTGTGCAAAGGCTGAGTGAAACTTTCATCCTCGAGATTGTTGTGGGCCTTGGTGCAACATGATCGAAAATGCCCACGTTTGCGTCCTAAGTGAGAGGTTATTAACGACTGACCAAATCGTCACGCTCTGATTGCAGCCCGTTTGCTGCGCGTGACTGGGCTCGCCAGCGCCGTGCACCGAGCCCCTGTTGCTGATTAGAGTAGCACCGTGGCCCCTGTCCACCTTTATCCCCTAATTACGATCAGACGGCCTTCCATGTTGACTCTCCGCATGCTGCGCGGGAAGCCACGCGCAGCCAAACGCACTCGTGCCTCTTGATTACGGCGACCAGGGAATTCACGTCTTGTCTCGCGCCGGACCTTAATCCTAGCTCAAATATTGGGGTTGGTCTCGCCTGCAACTTTTTACGGGGTCATGAACAAATGTCAATTGATTTCAAACGCCAGAggtttctttgattttttttttaatccaaaggTTCTACATTATTTGTTCAATATTATTCCTACTAGAAAAAAGGGAATTAGAGttaaagtgaaataaatacAACTCATAGCAGGAACACGTCGCTAATTTAAGGTGTTGATCATTTTACCGA is a window of Electrophorus electricus isolate fEleEle1 chromosome 3, fEleEle1.pri, whole genome shotgun sequence DNA encoding:
- the gorab gene encoding RAB6-interacting golgin → MASWAGFSEEELRRIQKKVFAEPGDAGVASCGRGRRSSATNRSRLQLQREKALQSAAKHSCGSPLSPDQQLSYPPPLPPEPGRPCLVKAPEQDLKALVAPAAEPPSEDPPVVLKELDQKQVELREKTRIEHLQWEQRLMEEKNKRRKALLAKTIAEKSKQTQAEAVKLKKIQKELQALDDSVSNDIGILRRLIEQASLEYSTAWKRLEKAEAEYVAAKLDLHKKTEAKEQLTEHLCAIIQQNELRKACKLDELMQQLELRAEGEGTSESPAPQGARGEGRAAVGADAETPMDSTDVGEDRATTAPKTSRAQEEEFSAAAPSMS